A window of the Halobacterium hubeiense genome harbors these coding sequences:
- a CDS encoding APC family permease, translating into MGTADESGTNAMGETPEAVAPPTAADGETTVTEEGTELERSIGLKGGVAIGVGTMIGAGIFVFPGLAAGNAGPAAAGSFAIGAVIALLVALPASELATAMPKSGGGYYFISRALGALPGAVVGISIWLGLVFATAFYLVGFGNYAAALLLEAGVPVGNIPVVVPLALVFGVALTALNLFGTENAAKLQNYVVGLLLTILVLFLGYGGLDALGVFGTASTPETFMPFGPMPMFTTAALVFTSYLGFAQVATVAGDIKDPGRNLPLAMVGSVVIVGVLYVSTIFVATSAFGSGPLSRFGETAIVEVARAYFGDAGALAILVAGLLATVSSANASILSTSRAVFAISKDALVPQYASRLNLKYGTPHVALAMAGGPVLVLVALGEVEVLAEVASFLHLVMYGLMCVALISMRRDEPEWYDPDFRVPAYWLVAGVGAVASFGLIGFMQRASQVIGLAIMAAAAGWYKYYASDVRLKGVL; encoded by the coding sequence ATGGGAACGGCCGACGAGAGCGGGACGAACGCGATGGGCGAGACGCCGGAGGCGGTGGCGCCGCCGACCGCGGCGGACGGCGAGACGACCGTCACCGAGGAGGGCACGGAACTGGAGCGCTCCATCGGCCTGAAGGGCGGCGTCGCCATCGGCGTCGGGACGATGATTGGCGCGGGCATCTTCGTGTTCCCGGGGCTGGCCGCGGGCAACGCCGGCCCCGCGGCCGCGGGGTCGTTCGCCATCGGCGCGGTCATCGCGTTGCTCGTCGCGCTGCCGGCCTCCGAGCTGGCGACCGCGATGCCGAAATCCGGCGGCGGCTACTACTTCATCTCGCGGGCGCTGGGCGCGCTCCCCGGCGCCGTCGTCGGCATCAGCATCTGGCTCGGGCTCGTGTTCGCGACCGCGTTCTACCTCGTCGGGTTCGGGAACTACGCCGCCGCCCTGCTGCTGGAGGCCGGCGTCCCCGTCGGGAACATCCCCGTGGTCGTGCCGCTGGCGCTGGTGTTCGGCGTGGCGCTCACGGCGCTGAACCTCTTCGGGACGGAGAACGCCGCGAAGCTCCAGAACTACGTCGTCGGCCTGCTGTTGACGATTCTCGTGCTCTTCCTCGGGTACGGCGGCCTCGACGCCCTCGGCGTGTTCGGGACCGCGAGCACGCCCGAGACGTTCATGCCGTTCGGCCCGATGCCGATGTTCACGACCGCGGCGCTGGTGTTCACCTCCTACCTGGGGTTCGCGCAGGTCGCCACCGTCGCCGGCGACATCAAAGACCCCGGACGGAACCTCCCGCTGGCGATGGTCGGCTCCGTGGTCATCGTCGGCGTCCTCTACGTCTCGACCATCTTCGTGGCGACGAGCGCGTTCGGTAGCGGGCCGCTGTCGCGGTTCGGCGAGACCGCCATCGTCGAGGTCGCGCGGGCGTACTTCGGCGACGCGGGCGCGCTCGCCATCCTCGTCGCCGGCCTCCTGGCGACGGTCTCCAGCGCGAACGCGTCGATTCTCTCCACCTCGCGGGCGGTGTTCGCAATCAGCAAGGACGCGCTCGTCCCGCAGTATGCGAGCCGTCTCAACCTCAAGTACGGCACGCCCCACGTCGCGCTCGCGATGGCCGGCGGCCCCGTGCTTGTGCTCGTGGCGCTCGGCGAGGTCGAGGTACTCGCGGAGGTGGCGTCGTTCCTCCACCTCGTGATGTACGGGCTGATGTGCGTCGCGCTGATTTCGATGCGGCGGGACGAACCCGAGTGGTACGATCCGGACTTCCGCGTGCCTGCCTACTGGCTGGTCGCGGG
- a CDS encoding diphthine--ammonia ligase, with translation MTDGQWVSLFSGGKDSSWALYRALEEGLDVARLVTVHPEGDSYMYHVPATRLASLAAESIGVPLVDVEPADFEAAAGSESGEQGDTELEPLEAALADLADDLNGGLAGVTAGAVESEYQTSRIEAMAERLGCEVFAPLWQRDPRDLADEMLAAGFEITIVQVAAYGLDESWLGRTLDREALDELEALNEEYGVHVLGEGGEFETFVTDGPHMSRPIELEYDTVWNGDRGHVEITSASLGE, from the coding sequence ATGACTGACGGCCAGTGGGTGAGCCTGTTCTCGGGCGGCAAGGACTCCTCGTGGGCGCTCTACCGCGCGCTCGAGGAGGGTCTGGACGTCGCGCGGCTCGTCACCGTCCACCCCGAGGGCGACTCGTACATGTACCACGTGCCCGCGACCCGCCTCGCGAGCCTCGCCGCCGAGAGCATCGGCGTCCCGCTCGTGGACGTCGAACCGGCGGACTTCGAGGCGGCGGCCGGAAGCGAGTCCGGCGAGCAGGGCGACACCGAACTCGAACCGCTGGAGGCCGCGCTCGCCGACCTCGCGGACGACCTCAACGGCGGCCTCGCGGGCGTCACCGCGGGCGCCGTCGAGAGTGAGTACCAGACCTCCCGCATCGAGGCGATGGCCGAGCGGCTCGGCTGCGAGGTGTTCGCGCCGCTGTGGCAACGGGACCCCCGCGACCTCGCCGACGAGATGCTCGCCGCCGGCTTCGAAATCACCATCGTGCAGGTGGCGGCCTACGGCCTCGACGAGTCGTGGCTCGGCCGCACGCTCGACCGCGAGGCGCTGGACGAACTCGAAGCCCTCAACGAGGAGTACGGCGTCCACGTGCTCGGCGAGGGCGGGGAATTCGAGACTTTCGTCACCGACGGCCCACACATGTCCCGTCCAATCGAGTTGGAGTACGACACCGTCTGGAACGGCGACCGCGGCCACGTCGAGATTACGTCAGCCAGTCTCGGCGAGTAG
- a CDS encoding DUF373 family protein produces MRTLVVCVDRTGDIPRQTGLQTPVAGWEAVQSLVVEMGIADPEDSAVNTLLEALRVTRDLRDGEDDAVVAAISGSGDGVSADRSVAEQLDDLIERYEPDSAVVVIDSAEDERVVPIVESRLQVDAVDRVVVRQARDLESTYYLLKQFLADEELRQTVLVPLGIVLLVFPALLMVTGSLAVAVAAITAVIGLFVLYKGLSIENYLAEVPAQARDALYSGRVSIVTYVVAGGLALVGVFAGALGVSDLPSETPLLLTAMAFTYYSVPWVTLGGLAASAGRLFDEFIRREEVRTSFLNLPFGVLAVGLVVRGFSAYFMELAGELDSVVVPAAEVGALAIEGFVLSPEERLAAFVVAGVLVSVVGLRVATRLSGVEVDVEDGEEPVEP; encoded by the coding sequence ATGCGCACGCTGGTCGTCTGCGTGGACCGGACCGGGGACATCCCCCGACAGACCGGGCTGCAGACGCCGGTCGCCGGTTGGGAGGCCGTGCAGTCGCTGGTGGTGGAGATGGGCATCGCCGACCCCGAGGACTCCGCGGTGAACACCCTGTTGGAGGCCCTCCGCGTCACCCGCGACCTCCGCGACGGCGAGGACGACGCGGTCGTCGCCGCCATCTCCGGGAGCGGGGACGGCGTCTCCGCGGACCGCTCGGTCGCCGAGCAGCTGGACGACCTCATCGAGCGCTACGAGCCGGACTCGGCGGTCGTCGTCATCGACAGCGCCGAGGACGAGCGCGTCGTCCCCATCGTGGAGAGCCGCCTCCAGGTGGACGCCGTCGACCGCGTGGTCGTCCGGCAGGCCCGCGACCTCGAATCCACGTACTACCTCCTCAAGCAGTTCCTCGCCGACGAGGAGCTCCGACAGACCGTGCTGGTGCCGCTGGGCATCGTCCTGCTGGTGTTCCCGGCGCTGCTGATGGTGACCGGTAGCCTCGCGGTCGCGGTCGCCGCCATCACCGCCGTCATCGGCCTGTTCGTCCTCTACAAGGGACTGAGCATCGAGAACTACCTCGCGGAGGTCCCCGCGCAGGCGCGGGACGCGCTCTACTCCGGACGGGTCTCCATCGTCACGTACGTCGTCGCGGGCGGGCTCGCGCTCGTCGGGGTGTTCGCGGGCGCGCTCGGCGTCTCGGACCTCCCCTCGGAGACGCCGCTTTTGTTGACCGCGATGGCGTTCACGTACTACAGCGTGCCGTGGGTGACGCTGGGCGGGCTGGCGGCCAGCGCCGGCCGGCTGTTCGACGAGTTCATCCGGCGCGAGGAGGTGCGCACGTCGTTCCTCAACCTCCCGTTCGGCGTGCTCGCGGTCGGGCTCGTCGTCCGCGGGTTCTCGGCGTACTTCATGGAGCTGGCCGGCGAACTCGACTCCGTCGTCGTGCCGGCGGCGGAGGTCGGCGCGCTCGCCATCGAGGGGTTCGTGCTCTCGCCGGAGGAGCGGCTCGCGGCGTTCGTGGTCGCGGGCGTGCTCGTCAGCGTGGTCGGTCTCCGCGTGGCGACGCGGTTGAGCGGCGTCGAGGTCGACGTCGAGGACGGCGAGGAGCCCGTGGAGCCATAG
- the sppA gene encoding signal peptide peptidase SppA, translating to MDTLPKRVGRLTVLALGVLVGVVVGWVLFVRVPAGGPTILGVVLTLLIGAVSLRLSGNAAGAAFGAYDTAEVSVEGPIARDGGESLPTDPRQVPADAVVEQIERADEDSNTEALAVCLNTPGGEVVPSDDIRRAVREFDGPTVAYVTDVCASGGYWIASACDHVVARENSLVGSIGVRGSTLNASALADDLGVDYERFVAGEYKDAGNPLREMREDDRRYLQGLVDDFYESFVERVAEGRDLSREQIRDTEARVYVGRDAHERDLVDDLGTRDAAEAYLEAELGHEVAVREFEPPRGMFVRMRRTAVGAAYALGAGLADAVGDGDGTNVELR from the coding sequence ATGGACACGCTCCCCAAGCGAGTCGGCCGGCTGACCGTGCTGGCACTCGGCGTGCTCGTCGGCGTCGTCGTCGGCTGGGTGTTGTTCGTGCGGGTGCCGGCGGGCGGCCCCACGATTCTCGGCGTGGTGTTGACGCTCCTGATCGGCGCGGTGTCCCTCCGGCTGTCGGGCAACGCCGCCGGAGCCGCGTTCGGCGCGTACGACACCGCCGAAGTCAGCGTCGAGGGGCCGATAGCCCGGGACGGCGGCGAGTCGCTGCCGACCGACCCGCGACAGGTCCCCGCGGACGCCGTGGTCGAGCAAATCGAGCGCGCGGACGAGGACAGCAACACGGAGGCGCTCGCCGTTTGCCTGAACACGCCCGGCGGCGAGGTCGTGCCCAGCGACGACATCCGGCGCGCGGTCCGGGAGTTCGACGGGCCGACGGTCGCGTACGTCACCGACGTCTGCGCGAGCGGCGGCTACTGGATTGCCAGCGCCTGCGACCACGTGGTCGCCCGCGAGAACAGCCTCGTCGGTAGCATCGGCGTGCGCGGGTCGACGCTGAACGCCTCGGCGCTCGCGGACGACCTCGGCGTCGACTACGAGCGCTTCGTCGCCGGCGAGTACAAGGACGCCGGCAACCCCCTGCGGGAGATGCGCGAGGACGACCGCCGCTACCTCCAGGGGCTCGTCGACGACTTCTACGAGTCGTTCGTCGAGCGCGTCGCCGAGGGGCGGGACCTCTCCCGCGAGCAGATTCGGGACACGGAAGCCCGCGTCTACGTCGGCCGGGACGCCCACGAGCGCGACCTCGTGGACGACCTCGGAACGCGGGACGCCGCCGAAGCCTACCTCGAAGCCGAACTCGGCCACGAGGTCGCGGTCCGGGAGTTCGAGCCGCCGCGCGGGATGTTCGTGCGGATGCGGCGGACGGCCGTCGGCGCGGCGTACGCGCTCGGCGCGGGGCTGGCCGACGCAGTCGGCGACGGCGACGGGACGAACGTCGAACTCCGGTGA
- a CDS encoding coiled-coil protein, which yields MAEEEQTIEVSSADELITDEELQEKSKGQLIKNAGQFRDRRNELNQLASSRASDRDELNAKTREKVDEAQEHREKRDELNERVQEHKEVRNELNAEANELFDEVEQRKQDLELDEGKDLEELKEEIEQLEFKQQTEVLSTEDERELIEKIEQKREEYQDRKEKLDASGDLEELVDEAEEVRAEASEHHEKVTELADKAQEHHNEMIEAYREADDIRDEADEMHEKFVEAQEAADAHHEAFVQVQKRLRELDKQEEEEREDERAAEQAEAREEAEEIYERFKEGETLDTEDLRKLQKSGHL from the coding sequence ATGGCTGAGGAAGAACAAACTATCGAAGTATCGAGCGCAGACGAACTCATTACTGACGAGGAACTTCAGGAGAAGTCCAAGGGTCAGCTCATCAAGAACGCCGGCCAGTTCCGCGACCGCCGGAACGAGCTGAACCAGCTCGCCAGTTCCCGCGCCTCCGACCGCGACGAACTCAACGCGAAAACCCGCGAGAAGGTCGACGAGGCCCAGGAACACCGCGAGAAGCGCGACGAGCTCAACGAGCGCGTCCAGGAACACAAGGAGGTCCGCAACGAGCTCAACGCCGAGGCGAACGAGCTCTTCGACGAGGTCGAGCAGCGCAAGCAGGACCTCGAACTCGACGAGGGCAAGGACCTCGAGGAGCTCAAGGAGGAAATCGAGCAGCTCGAGTTCAAGCAGCAGACCGAGGTCCTCTCCACCGAGGACGAGCGCGAGCTCATCGAGAAAATCGAGCAGAAGCGCGAGGAGTACCAGGACCGAAAGGAGAAACTCGACGCGTCCGGTGACCTCGAAGAGCTCGTCGACGAGGCCGAGGAAGTCCGCGCGGAAGCCTCCGAGCACCACGAGAAGGTGACGGAGCTGGCGGACAAGGCTCAGGAGCACCACAACGAGATGATCGAGGCCTACCGCGAGGCCGACGACATCCGTGACGAGGCCGACGAGATGCACGAGAAGTTCGTGGAAGCGCAGGAGGCCGCCGACGCCCACCACGAAGCCTTCGTGCAGGTCCAGAAGCGCCTCCGCGAACTGGACAAGCAGGAAGAGGAGGAGCGCGAGGACGAGCGCGCCGCCGAGCAGGCCGAAGCGCGCGAGGAAGCCGAGGAAATCTACGAGCGGTTCAAGGAGGGCGAGACCCTCGACACCGAGGACCTCCGCAAGCTCCAGAAGTCCGGCCACCTCTAA
- a CDS encoding DUF371 domain-containing protein, protein MEEVVRATGHEHITAEHASTLELTTDDYLTPAGDCILGIEADKAAADFDREFVAACRDADATITLVLEADGHRAEVTGSGHPDLEYTNDRSIVGRTSTYVDDRTIFVDADKAAADLDRDLVAALADGADLTATLRVE, encoded by the coding sequence ATGGAAGAAGTCGTGCGGGCGACCGGCCACGAACACATCACGGCCGAACACGCGTCCACGCTGGAACTGACGACCGACGACTACCTCACGCCCGCCGGCGACTGCATCCTCGGCATCGAGGCCGACAAGGCCGCCGCGGACTTCGACCGCGAGTTCGTCGCCGCCTGCCGGGACGCGGACGCCACGATTACGCTCGTCCTCGAAGCCGACGGCCACCGCGCGGAAGTCACCGGCTCCGGCCACCCCGACCTCGAATACACCAACGACCGCAGCATCGTCGGCCGCACGAGCACGTACGTGGATGACCGCACTATCTTCGTGGACGCCGACAAGGCCGCCGCCGACCTCGACCGCGACCTCGTCGCCGCGCTCGCGGACGGCGCCGACCTCACCGCGACGCTGCGCGTCGAGTAG
- a CDS encoding inorganic phosphate transporter: MPSAVGIVAVALVTSLFMAFTVGANSNSAPIAPAVGANALSTLKGAFLVGIVAAAGAVAQGGSISETIGHGLVTSVTITPLAAAATLLTAATLITIGNSYGYPIPSAFTVSGAAVGAGLALGGGLAVGTYAQILGFWFAIPFVEGVLAYALARVLLGDRAPDTVVIPLLVAGVGYALANVQLSFIPTPRGEQGSVAGYVSHQLGGVAGFLGADEFGLVVVSLAVALAVLAVTYWQLVKNVTAGINRILVALALVVVFTSGGTQVGLATGPLEPVFSSALGLPGAVLLAFGGFGILLGGWVRSPRLIQAVAREYASLGPKRSIAAFIPAFLVAQTAIVLGFPISFNKVMISSIVGSGLVGRSSRSGGISARKTGYTVVAWVLSMVGGAAISYALYNVLAAVLGAG; the protein is encoded by the coding sequence ATGCCCTCGGCTGTCGGAATCGTAGCGGTTGCGCTCGTCACGTCGCTGTTCATGGCTTTCACGGTCGGCGCGAACAGTAACTCCGCGCCAATCGCCCCCGCGGTTGGGGCCAACGCCCTGTCTACGCTCAAGGGCGCGTTCCTCGTCGGCATCGTCGCCGCTGCTGGTGCCGTCGCGCAGGGCGGCAGCATCTCCGAGACAATCGGTCACGGTCTCGTCACTAGCGTCACAATCACCCCGTTAGCCGCCGCTGCGACGCTATTGACGGCCGCGACGCTCATCACCATCGGCAACTCCTACGGGTATCCGATTCCGTCCGCGTTCACCGTTAGCGGGGCGGCCGTAGGCGCAGGGCTCGCGCTCGGGGGCGGGCTCGCAGTCGGAACGTACGCGCAGATTCTCGGGTTCTGGTTCGCAATTCCGTTCGTCGAAGGGGTGCTCGCGTACGCGCTCGCTCGCGTCCTGCTCGGGGATCGTGCTCCAGACACGGTCGTCATCCCGCTACTCGTCGCGGGCGTCGGCTACGCGCTGGCGAACGTGCAACTCTCGTTCATCCCGACGCCACGCGGCGAGCAGGGGTCGGTCGCGGGCTACGTTTCGCACCAGCTCGGGGGCGTCGCTGGCTTCCTCGGTGCGGACGAGTTCGGCCTCGTCGTGGTCAGCCTCGCCGTCGCGCTCGCCGTGCTCGCGGTGACGTACTGGCAACTCGTCAAGAACGTGACCGCGGGCATCAATCGCATTCTCGTCGCGCTCGCGCTCGTCGTCGTGTTCACGAGCGGCGGGACACAGGTCGGACTCGCCACCGGGCCGTTGGAACCGGTGTTCTCGTCCGCTCTCGGGCTGCCCGGCGCCGTCTTGCTGGCGTTCGGCGGTTTCGGTATCTTGCTCGGCGGTTGGGTTCGGTCGCCGCGGTTGATTCAGGCAGTCGCCCGCGAGTACGCTTCGTTGGGCCCGAAGCGTTCGATTGCCGCGTTCATCCCGGCGTTTCTCGTCGCGCAGACGGCAATCGTCCTCGGGTTCCCCATCTCGTTCAACAAAGTGATGATATCCAGCATCGTCGGCAGCGGGCTGGTCGGCAGGTCGTCGCGTTCGGGCGGCATCTCGGCGAGGAAGACCGGCTACACGGTAGTCGCGTGGGTGCTGTCGATGGTCGGCGGCGCGGCGATTAGTTACGCGCTGTACAACGTACTCGCTGCCGTTCTCGGGGCGGGATAG
- a CDS encoding endonuclease III domain-containing protein, which produces MDDEPAENISGGDAAAGRFTEFEPGDGTSRAEAVVDRLGDMYWQKAYGGRDAFECLVRTILSQNTSDKASQPAHDALMDRYDPGDPADRPASDDDRDGAGSRGDGDLAEALAAAHQDELAETISSAGLYNQKSETLIRIAGRVCDEYGGEDAFDEFVRTGDPDEVRDALLDMKGVGPKTADCVLLFAGGRDGVFPVDTHVHRISRRLGLAAPDADHEGVREALEADVPGEKCGFGHTAMIQFGREYCSAREPACLDGPEACPLYDLCDKVGVDELAEEVVDPAEAAD; this is translated from the coding sequence ATGGACGACGAACCCGCGGAGAACATTTCCGGCGGCGACGCGGCCGCCGGCCGGTTCACGGAGTTCGAGCCCGGCGACGGCACGAGCCGCGCGGAAGCCGTCGTCGACCGCCTCGGCGACATGTACTGGCAGAAGGCCTACGGCGGACGGGACGCTTTCGAGTGCCTCGTCCGCACGATTCTCAGTCAGAACACCAGCGACAAGGCCAGCCAGCCGGCGCACGACGCGCTGATGGACAGGTACGACCCCGGCGACCCCGCCGACCGCCCCGCCTCCGACGACGACCGGGACGGCGCGGGCTCCCGGGGTGACGGTGACCTCGCCGAAGCACTCGCGGCCGCCCACCAGGACGAACTCGCAGAGACCATCTCGTCGGCGGGCCTCTACAACCAGAAGTCCGAGACGCTGATTCGCATCGCCGGCCGCGTCTGCGATGAGTACGGCGGTGAGGACGCCTTCGACGAGTTCGTGCGAACTGGCGACCCCGACGAGGTCCGCGACGCGCTGCTGGACATGAAGGGCGTCGGCCCGAAGACCGCCGACTGCGTGCTGCTGTTCGCGGGCGGCCGCGACGGCGTCTTCCCCGTGGACACGCACGTCCACCGCATCTCGCGGCGGCTCGGACTCGCGGCCCCGGACGCCGACCACGAGGGCGTCCGCGAAGCTCTCGAAGCCGACGTTCCGGGCGAGAAGTGCGGCTTCGGGCACACGGCGATGATTCAGTTCGGCCGCGAGTACTGCTCGGCGCGCGAGCCCGCGTGTCTCGACGGCCCAGAAGCCTGCCCGCTGTACGACCTCTGCGACAAGGTCGGCGTGGACGAACTCGCGGAGGAAGTCGTCGACCCCGCCGAGGCCGCCGATTAG
- a CDS encoding DUF7332 family protein produces the protein MRHTRAVSALVAALVVSAAFVGPAVAAQAVAATQAEQPVEGDGGHRFDVGGSETNITFWLHLDLFTNLGAAGDFGFSAVGHAMDTRVVAVDVQLRFDGVGDVSNFLSNPFSRFSVVGEWELNLPFLSAGPSAGDDFSYEGNETINGSNA, from the coding sequence GTGAGGCACACACGAGCGGTGAGCGCACTTGTCGCGGCGCTGGTGGTGTCGGCGGCGTTCGTCGGCCCCGCCGTCGCCGCGCAGGCCGTCGCGGCCACGCAGGCCGAACAGCCGGTCGAGGGCGACGGCGGCCACCGGTTCGACGTCGGCGGCAGTGAGACCAACATCACGTTCTGGCTCCACCTCGACCTGTTCACGAACCTCGGCGCGGCCGGGGACTTCGGGTTCAGCGCTGTCGGGCACGCGATGGACACGCGAGTCGTCGCGGTGGACGTGCAGTTGCGCTTCGACGGCGTCGGCGACGTCAGCAATTTCCTGTCGAACCCGTTCTCGCGGTTCTCCGTCGTCGGGGAGTGGGAACTGAACCTCCCGTTCCTCTCGGCGGGGCCGTCGGCGGGCGACGACTTCAGCTACGAGGGCAACGAGACGATAAACGGAAGCAACGCGTAG
- a CDS encoding beta-CASP ribonuclease aCPSF1 produces the protein MSTVDQQLEELQDQITNEIPPDISVTDVKYEGPELVVYTRDPKQFAQDGDLVRQLASKLRKRITVRPDPAVLSRPETAREKILNVIPDDAGVTDLDFHEDTGEVVIEAEKPGMVIGRHGSTLREITEAAGWTPEVVRTPPIESSTVSNVRNFLKSERDERRDILEKVGRQIHREEMSDDEYVRITTLGCCREVGRASFILSTPETRILIDCGDKPGSEDEVPYLQVQEALGAGANSIDAVVLTHAHLDHSAFIPLLFKYGYDGPIYTTEPTRDLMGLLTLDYLDVAAKEGRTPPYDSEMVREAIKHTIPLEYGDVTDIAPDVKLTFHNAGHILGSAVSHFHIGDGLYNVAFSGDIHYEDTRLFNGAVNDFPRVETLVLESTYGGRNDYQTDQEDSEEKLKRVINETYDRGGKVLIPAFAVGRSQEMMLVLEEAMREGDIPEMPIHLDGMIWEATAIHTTYPEYLRDDLRDRIFHEDENPFLAPQFNHIDGGEEERQEVADGDQCIILSTSGMVTGGPIMSWIQHIGPDPDSTMTFVGYQAQGTLGRRIQSGWDEIPMPDSRGSGRTERLQLEMDTETVDGFSGHADRQGLEDFVRTMNPRPEKVLCVHGDESSTQDLSSALYHDYNMRTFAPKNLETFRFV, from the coding sequence ATGAGCACTGTAGACCAGCAACTCGAGGAGTTACAGGACCAGATTACGAACGAGATTCCGCCGGACATCTCGGTGACGGACGTGAAGTACGAGGGCCCCGAGCTCGTCGTCTACACCCGGGACCCCAAGCAGTTCGCCCAGGACGGCGACCTCGTTCGGCAGCTCGCGAGCAAGCTCCGCAAGCGCATCACGGTCCGCCCCGACCCCGCGGTGCTCTCCCGCCCGGAGACCGCCCGCGAGAAGATTCTGAACGTCATCCCCGACGACGCCGGCGTCACCGACCTCGACTTCCACGAGGACACCGGCGAGGTCGTCATCGAGGCCGAGAAGCCCGGGATGGTCATCGGCCGCCACGGCTCCACGCTCCGCGAAATCACGGAGGCCGCCGGCTGGACGCCCGAGGTCGTTCGCACGCCGCCAATCGAGTCCTCCACGGTCTCGAACGTCCGGAACTTCCTGAAGTCCGAGCGCGACGAGCGCCGTGACATCCTCGAGAAGGTCGGCCGCCAGATTCACCGTGAGGAGATGAGCGACGACGAGTACGTCCGCATCACCACGCTGGGCTGCTGTCGCGAGGTCGGCCGCGCGAGCTTCATCCTCTCGACGCCGGAGACGCGCATCCTCATCGACTGCGGCGACAAGCCCGGCAGCGAGGACGAAGTCCCCTACCTCCAGGTGCAGGAGGCGCTGGGCGCGGGCGCGAACTCCATCGACGCGGTCGTGCTCACGCACGCCCACCTCGACCACTCCGCGTTCATCCCGCTCCTGTTCAAGTACGGCTACGACGGCCCCATCTACACGACCGAGCCGACCCGCGACCTGATGGGTCTGCTGACGCTGGACTACCTCGACGTCGCCGCCAAGGAGGGCCGCACGCCTCCCTACGACTCCGAGATGGTGCGCGAAGCCATCAAGCACACCATCCCGCTGGAGTACGGCGACGTCACGGACATCGCGCCGGACGTGAAGCTCACGTTCCACAACGCCGGCCACATCCTCGGGAGCGCGGTTTCGCACTTCCACATCGGCGACGGCCTCTACAACGTCGCGTTCTCCGGCGACATCCACTACGAGGACACGCGGCTGTTCAACGGCGCGGTCAACGACTTCCCGCGCGTGGAGACGCTCGTCCTCGAGTCCACGTACGGCGGCCGCAACGACTACCAGACCGACCAGGAGGACTCCGAGGAGAAGCTCAAGCGCGTCATCAACGAGACGTACGACCGCGGCGGGAAGGTGCTGATTCCGGCGTTCGCGGTCGGGCGCTCCCAGGAGATGATGCTCGTCCTCGAGGAGGCGATGCGGGAGGGCGACATCCCCGAGATGCCCATCCACCTCGACGGCATGATCTGGGAGGCGACCGCCATCCACACCACGTACCCCGAGTACCTCCGCGACGACCTCCGGGACCGCATCTTCCACGAGGACGAGAACCCGTTCCTCGCGCCGCAGTTCAACCACATCGACGGCGGCGAGGAGGAGCGCCAGGAGGTCGCCGACGGCGACCAGTGCATCATCCTCTCCACCTCCGGGATGGTCACCGGCGGCCCCATCATGTCCTGGATTCAGCACATCGGCCCGGACCCGGACTCCACGATGACGTTCGTCGGCTACCAGGCCCAGGGGACGCTGGGCCGCCGCATCCAGTCCGGCTGGGACGAGATTCCGATGCCCGACTCCCGCGGCAGCGGCCGCACGGAGCGCCTCCAGCTCGAGATGGACACCGAAACCGTCGATGGCTTCTCCGGCCACGCCGACCGGCAGGGTCTCGAGGACTTCGTGCGCACGATGAACCCGCGCCCGGAGAAGGTGCTGTGCGTGCACGGCGACGAGTCCTCCACGCAGGACCTCTCCAGCGCGCTCTACCACGACTACAACATGCGGACGTTCGCGCCGAAGAACCTCGAGACGTTCCGCTTCGTCTAG
- a CDS encoding helix-turn-helix domain-containing protein, translated as MREFEFTVTYEPGSDALMDCFIEHDSLTAWTSVCFTTRERMWRIDHATGTEEALAAFDDVFLDESRCNECLDLPDCDTYREYHVLDESANSRTVYTFREEVHGCHSVPHYVHEHVGDGVVFEARRSGDEYRWRVLHPEEQPVGELYDAIEAQLRDGLSLSLSRLSSAGNWNAESRVAAELTPEQRAVLEAAVEAGYYSRPREVTVSDLSDDLGIPRSTVQYRLRSAEDLVVSQFVDDALS; from the coding sequence GTGCGCGAGTTCGAGTTCACCGTGACGTACGAACCGGGCAGCGACGCCCTCATGGACTGCTTCATCGAGCACGACAGTCTCACGGCGTGGACCTCGGTCTGTTTCACGACCCGCGAGCGGATGTGGCGCATCGACCACGCCACCGGCACAGAGGAAGCGCTGGCCGCCTTCGACGACGTCTTCCTCGACGAGTCGCGGTGCAACGAGTGCCTGGACCTCCCCGACTGCGACACCTACCGCGAGTACCACGTCCTCGACGAGTCCGCGAACTCCCGGACCGTCTACACCTTCCGCGAGGAGGTCCACGGCTGCCACTCGGTCCCCCACTACGTCCACGAGCACGTCGGCGACGGCGTCGTCTTCGAGGCGCGCCGCAGCGGCGACGAGTACCGGTGGCGCGTGCTCCACCCCGAGGAGCAGCCGGTCGGCGAGCTCTACGACGCCATCGAGGCCCAACTGCGAGACGGGCTCTCGCTGTCGCTGTCCCGGCTCTCCAGCGCCGGGAACTGGAACGCGGAGTCGCGGGTCGCCGCCGAGCTGACCCCCGAGCAGCGCGCGGTCCTCGAGGCCGCCGTCGAGGCCGGCTACTACTCGCGGCCCCGGGAGGTGACGGTCAGCGACCTCAGCGACGACCTCGGTATCCCGCGGTCGACGGTCCAGTACCGGCTGCGCAGCGCCGAGGACCTCGTCGTCTCCCAGTTCGTCGACGACGCGCTGTCGTGA